The following proteins come from a genomic window of Pirellula staleyi DSM 6068:
- a CDS encoding DUF1992 domain-containing protein, translated as MNDQPENLPEGSNDPKFIAADEQSPKGPINWNALAESRIQAAQQEGKFQSLPGFGKPIPGIDNVHDEQWWIREKLRREQLELLPPALAIAREVERFWLALDRLATEQAVRDAVDEMNQKIRAAHYSSAPGPPNRTMPLVIEDVLSRWQRTRPRPQA; from the coding sequence ATGAACGACCAACCTGAAAACCTGCCCGAGGGGTCGAACGATCCGAAGTTCATTGCCGCCGACGAGCAATCGCCGAAGGGGCCGATTAACTGGAACGCTCTGGCCGAGTCGCGCATCCAAGCGGCTCAGCAAGAGGGAAAGTTTCAATCGCTTCCTGGTTTTGGAAAGCCGATTCCAGGGATCGATAATGTGCACGATGAGCAGTGGTGGATTCGCGAGAAGTTGCGGCGCGAACAACTCGAGCTACTGCCACCGGCACTGGCCATCGCGCGCGAAGTGGAACGGTTTTGGCTTGCGCTCGATCGCCTAGCGACCGAGCAAGCGGTGCGCGATGCTGTCGACGAAATGAACCAGAAGATTCGCGCAGCCCACTACAGCTCAGCTCCCGGTCCCCCTAACCGCACGATGCCGCTGGTCATTGAGGATGTTCTTTCGCGCTGGCAGCGAACCCGTCCTCGTCCGCAGGCTTAA